The window AATCTCGGCACGCAAATAAAAAGAGTCGGAAGAAGTGATATTCATCATTCATGGTGCAGACCGAGGCTCAATTTGTATGTATGCAGAGCGAGTGAGGGATCGAATTTTTTCCACGCGCTCCCCGCCGAAGTCACCGTTTGGTCGTCGAGCGTTCGTGGGCGAGCATTTCGGCAAACGTGATCACGGATTGCCGATCAGGGGGTGATAGCTGGGCCAACGGCGCAAGGCAAGAGAGCTACCGTGATGATTGTATTTGTAAGCTTTCTGTAAGATTTGATACCCATACATCTATCTATACTTAGATAGACAAAAAATCGATCTTTTGGAGGATAGTATGCACCATCTACGGTGGGTCATGCTCGGTATGCTTGGGTTGAGTTTGTTGTCAGCCTGTGGAAGTGCAACAAACCCCACTGCGCCTTCAGCACCAAGGGTTGCGGCTACGATGAGCACCGCCGCGACGGTAACCGCCAGTGTGGCCGACGCAGGCAGTGCCAACCAAGGATCAACCATCATTCCCGCACCGCCGAGTACGACGGAACCAACGGTTGTCCCCACCGTCGCGAACCTTGCAGCGTGGCAAACGTTGCCATTAATTAATGCGCGAACTGGTGAATCGTTTACCCTCGCAGATTTTCATGGCAAGACCATCTATATCGAACCGATGGCAACGTGGTGTAGCAATTGTCGGAAACAGCTTACCATTGTTGCTGAGACGCAAGC is drawn from Herpetosiphon gulosus and contains these coding sequences:
- a CDS encoding TlpA disulfide reductase family protein gives rise to the protein MHHLRWVMLGMLGLSLLSACGSATNPTAPSAPRVAATMSTAATVTASVADAGSANQGSTIIPAPPSTTEPTVVPTVANLAAWQTLPLINARTGESFTLADFHGKTIYIEPMATWCSNCRKQLTIVAETQAQLKNPDVVFIGLSVETDLAASDLAAYADAAGFDWLFAVSTPELLRELTAVFGRTITNPPATPHFIIRPDGTTTELSTGIEPSDGLIRALQAAGATAP